A part of Ictalurus furcatus strain D&B chromosome 8, Billie_1.0, whole genome shotgun sequence genomic DNA contains:
- the trmt112 gene encoding multifunctional methyltransferase subunit TRM112-like protein, which yields MKLLTHNMLTSHVKGVTKGYPLLIKATEVKVNEIEFNPQFVSRMIPKLEWSALIQAAEGLGYLQELPSTPVSNYENDEDFLRKVHRVLLEVEVIEGALQCPESGREFPISRGVPNMLLNEDES from the exons ATGAAGTTGCTAACGCATAACATGTTGACGTCGCATGTGAAAGGAGTAACTAAAGGATATCCTCTGCTGATCAAG GCGACAGAGGTCAAAGTGAATGAAATCGAGTTCAACCCTCAGTTTGTGAGCCGAATGAtaccaaagttggagtggagCGCTTTAATCCAAGCAGCTGAAGGG CTGGGATATCTGCAGGAACTCCCCAGCACACCTGTATCAAACTATGAGAACGATGAAGACTTTTTacgcaaagtgcacagagtccTACTGGAG GTGGAGGTGATAGAGGGGGCTCTGCAGTGTCCTGAGTCTGGTAGAGAATTCCCCATCTCAAGAGGAGTTCCCAACATGCTCCTCAATGAAGACGAGTCATAG